Proteins found in one Pontibacter sp. SGAir0037 genomic segment:
- a CDS encoding insulinase family protein codes for MKKIFSILFLSLSFVYVSQAQTKQTPPPPGPAPKIELGKYESFTLKNGLKVYVVENHKQPVVSMTLVLDRDPLLEGDKAGYVEAAGSMMRTGTKTRSKDQFDEQVDFIGANLSFSSTGFSASSLKKHLPTLLDLTKDALLHPNFTQEELDKIKTQMLSGLAQEKDNPDAIARKTRNLVLFGKDHAYGEVMTEKTVENITLNDVQNYYNTYFRPNIGYLAVVGDVTPKEMKKLLTNTFKDWKKADVNKTEYNMPQPPAKTQVVIVDRPSSVQSVLSFTSPTALKPGAEDAIPAQLMNIILGGGMDARLFKNLRETHGYTYGAYSSISSDKLMGQFNAYGNVRNAVTDSAAIEFLKELSKIRNEKVTDAELNNAKAYMTGNFARGLENPSTVAFYAINTARYGLPADYYANYLKKVAAVTTADVQRVAQKYVNPEQLYIVAVGNAAEIADKLKSFDKDDNAIAYYSPTGDKVDRAAMGAPTDITAEQVLANYIKALGGKANIDKVQDISITSSASVQGMQIQMVQQQKAHDKFKQEQSMNNTPMMRITINGDKGKVEVPMQGVNKELTKEEVIPQKLEADVFPFVLYSQMNLQPKLTGMEKVDGQDAYVVEVAITTEQKMLHYFDKASGLRLKTVTSMPTPQGVMTQTKSYKNYKEVNGVKFPHTIEATVGPQAVKFEVQNIEVNKGLKDDNFKL; via the coding sequence ATGAAAAAAATATTCAGTATCCTGTTCCTGTCGCTCTCATTTGTATATGTGTCGCAGGCGCAAACAAAGCAAACACCACCACCTCCCGGACCTGCTCCCAAAATAGAATTGGGCAAGTACGAAAGCTTTACGCTTAAAAACGGCTTAAAAGTATATGTGGTAGAAAACCATAAGCAGCCTGTAGTATCGATGACCCTGGTGCTGGACCGTGACCCTCTTTTAGAAGGCGACAAAGCCGGTTATGTAGAAGCAGCCGGTTCTATGATGCGCACCGGCACTAAAACCCGCAGCAAAGATCAGTTTGATGAGCAGGTAGATTTTATTGGGGCGAACCTTTCTTTCTCTTCTACAGGCTTTAGTGCATCTTCTCTGAAAAAGCACTTGCCTACCTTACTCGACCTGACCAAAGATGCGCTGCTGCATCCTAATTTTACTCAGGAAGAACTGGATAAGATTAAAACTCAAATGCTTTCCGGCTTGGCACAGGAAAAAGACAATCCGGATGCCATTGCCAGAAAAACAAGAAACCTGGTGCTCTTCGGAAAAGACCATGCCTACGGTGAAGTAATGACTGAGAAGACAGTAGAGAACATTACTTTGAACGATGTACAGAACTACTATAACACGTATTTCAGGCCAAATATTGGCTATCTGGCTGTAGTAGGTGATGTAACGCCAAAAGAAATGAAAAAGCTGCTTACCAACACATTTAAAGACTGGAAAAAAGCAGATGTAAACAAAACAGAATACAACATGCCGCAACCGCCGGCTAAAACACAGGTAGTTATTGTAGACCGCCCCAGCTCAGTACAAAGCGTATTGTCTTTTACAAGCCCTACTGCCCTTAAGCCCGGTGCTGAAGATGCAATTCCTGCTCAGCTGATGAACATTATCCTGGGCGGAGGCATGGATGCTCGCTTGTTTAAAAACCTGCGTGAAACCCACGGCTATACTTACGGTGCCTACTCGTCTATCTCTTCAGATAAACTAATGGGCCAGTTTAATGCCTACGGCAATGTGCGCAACGCTGTAACCGATAGCGCCGCCATAGAATTTCTAAAAGAGCTTTCTAAAATCAGAAACGAAAAAGTAACCGATGCCGAGTTAAACAACGCCAAAGCTTATATGACCGGCAACTTTGCTCGTGGTTTAGAAAACCCTTCTACTGTAGCGTTTTATGCTATTAACACGGCCCGTTATGGCCTGCCGGCCGATTATTATGCCAACTACCTGAAAAAGGTTGCTGCTGTAACCACGGCAGATGTGCAGCGTGTGGCACAGAAATATGTGAATCCGGAACAGCTATATATTGTAGCAGTAGGAAACGCCGCCGAAATAGCAGACAAATTAAAGTCATTCGATAAAGATGACAACGCTATTGCCTACTATAGCCCTACCGGCGACAAAGTGGACCGTGCTGCTATGGGTGCCCCAACCGATATAACGGCGGAACAGGTGCTGGCTAACTATATTAAAGCGCTTGGAGGCAAGGCCAACATCGACAAAGTACAGGATATCTCTATTACCAGCAGCGCAAGCGTACAGGGCATGCAGATACAGATGGTGCAGCAACAAAAAGCGCATGATAAGTTCAAGCAGGAGCAAAGCATGAACAACACGCCTATGATGCGCATCACCATTAACGGCGACAAAGGAAAAGTAGAGGTACCTATGCAGGGAGTTAACAAAGAGCTTACAAAGGAAGAAGTAATTCCGCAAAAGCTGGAAGCCGATGTATTCCCATTTGTACTTTACAGCCAGATGAACCTTCAGCCTAAATTAACAGGAATGGAGAAAGTAGATGGCCAGGATGCTTATGTAGTAGAGGTAGCCATAACGACAGAACAGAAAATGCTGCACTACTTCGATAAGGCTTCTGGTTTACGCTTGAAAACTGTTACCAGCATGCCTACTCCCCAAGGCGTTATGACACAAACAAAATCTTACAAAAACTATAAAGAGGTGAACGGTGTAAAATTCCCTCACACAATAGAGGCAACTGTAGGACCACAAGCCGTTAAATTTGAAGTACAGAATATTGAGGTAAATAAAGGTTTAAAAGACGACAATTTCAAGCTGTAG
- a CDS encoding DUF72 domain-containing protein encodes MDFGKLSDISRVNFALPPNHPDTLPLLEANRFDKLASPEVYIGTPVWVNKPWVGHYYPATMREKDSLLWYGKQFNTIELNSTHYHIPGQATIERWRQSVPQGFTFCPKFPQLISHEAELSRSLDMTATFCEAIAGLEEKLGHSFLQLPPSFGPRQLKDLETFIQYVPESVPLCVELRHPDWFADHVASLELFEVLEKFRVGTVLSDVSGRRDVLHMRLTTPVAMIRFVGNALHSTDYSRIDDWVVRLKQWFDAGLQKLYFFVHEPDNITSPDLAAYLIEKLNATCGFHLKMPKKFLQAKQGELF; translated from the coding sequence ATGGATTTCGGAAAGCTATCTGATATAAGCCGCGTTAATTTTGCGCTGCCGCCTAACCACCCTGATACATTGCCACTGCTGGAGGCAAACAGATTTGATAAACTCGCATCGCCTGAAGTTTATATTGGTACCCCGGTGTGGGTAAACAAGCCTTGGGTCGGGCATTATTATCCTGCCACTATGCGGGAAAAAGATTCCTTGCTCTGGTATGGAAAGCAGTTTAATACGATAGAATTGAACAGTACCCATTACCATATACCCGGCCAGGCTACTATTGAGCGCTGGCGGCAGTCGGTGCCGCAGGGCTTTACTTTTTGCCCTAAGTTTCCGCAACTCATCAGCCACGAAGCAGAGCTGAGCCGCTCTTTGGATATGACGGCTACTTTCTGCGAAGCAATTGCCGGTTTAGAAGAAAAACTGGGGCATTCTTTTCTGCAACTGCCTCCGTCTTTTGGGCCAAGGCAGCTAAAAGATCTGGAAACGTTCATTCAATATGTGCCGGAGAGTGTGCCCCTTTGTGTAGAGCTAAGACACCCGGATTGGTTTGCAGATCATGTTGCCTCCCTGGAGTTGTTTGAAGTGTTGGAGAAGTTTAGAGTAGGAACTGTTCTATCGGATGTGTCTGGCAGGCGGGATGTGTTGCACATGCGCCTTACCACACCGGTTGCCATGATTCGGTTTGTCGGTAACGCGCTGCATTCAACCGACTATAGCCGCATAGATGATTGGGTAGTGCGACTAAAGCAGTGGTTTGATGCTGGTTTGCAGAAACTATACTTCTTTGTGCATGAACCGGATAACATTACCTCGCCGGATCTTGCTGCCTACCTGATAGAAAAATTAAATGCCACCTGTGGGTTTCACCTTAAAATGCCTAAAAAGTTCCTGCAGGCAAAGCAGGGGGAGCTTTTCTAA
- a CDS encoding septal ring lytic transglycosylase RlpA family protein, with product MNHDRKCLIYLVIIFLFFGFSPSAFSQDDSQTQEGTASWYGSQYHGRPTSSGERYNKNDMTAAHNGLPFGTKVKVTNLTNNKSVVLRINDRGPFRGSRIIDVSEAAAKKLDFRNNGLSDVKVEVIEWPYDMADASSATEKSDNYIIKTGSFAKPEYALELKQKLKAFDRHLKVELVEESVKGRRVHRIKAGNFDNKQEAEAFNELLAEEGLNGVVMGV from the coding sequence ATGAATCATGATAGAAAGTGCTTAATTTACCTAGTAATCATTTTTCTATTTTTTGGCTTCAGCCCATCAGCTTTCTCACAAGACGATAGTCAAACACAAGAAGGAACTGCCTCCTGGTATGGCAGCCAGTACCACGGAAGACCAACCAGTAGCGGCGAACGCTACAACAAAAACGACATGACAGCCGCCCATAACGGCCTTCCTTTCGGTACTAAAGTAAAAGTAACCAACCTTACTAATAACAAATCTGTTGTATTACGCATAAACGACAGAGGCCCGTTTAGAGGTAGCCGCATCATAGATGTTTCGGAAGCGGCAGCTAAAAAGCTTGATTTCCGAAACAATGGCTTAAGCGATGTAAAAGTAGAGGTTATTGAATGGCCTTACGACATGGCAGATGCCTCGTCAGCTACTGAGAAAAGCGACAATTACATTATAAAAACAGGGTCTTTTGCCAAACCGGAATACGCCCTGGAGTTAAAGCAAAAATTAAAGGCATTCGATAGGCACTTAAAAGTGGAGCTTGTTGAGGAAAGTGTGAAGGGCCGCCGGGTACACCGCATTAAGGCTGGCAACTTCGATAACAAGCAGGAAGCAGAGGCATTTAACGAGCTTCTGGCAGAAGAAGGCCTGAATGGTGTAGTAATGGGAGTATAA
- a CDS encoding superoxide dismutase produces MDKRQFLKRAALLGVASAAAPFSMLDTHAKATLTSPEVPADEKQSATAFTLPSLPYAYDALEPHIDKQTMQLHHDKHHQSYLDNLNKALKDSSKYANKSIEDIMRSISANDTAIRNNGGGYYNHSLFWKWLSPKGGGNPTGKLAQAINKDFGSFDAFKKKFDEAATTRFGSGWAWLVADKSGKLTVASTPNQDNPLMSFADVKGTPVLGLDVWEHAYYLKYQNKRADYISAFWKVVNWQTANEQFAKATSK; encoded by the coding sequence ATGGATAAAAGACAATTTCTGAAAAGAGCGGCTTTACTTGGTGTTGCCAGCGCAGCTGCTCCTTTTTCTATGCTCGATACTCATGCTAAAGCGACTTTAACTTCTCCTGAAGTACCTGCTGACGAAAAGCAGTCTGCTACTGCCTTTACGCTGCCTTCGCTGCCTTACGCTTATGATGCACTGGAGCCGCATATCGATAAGCAAACCATGCAGCTCCACCACGACAAGCACCATCAGTCTTACCTGGATAATTTAAATAAGGCGCTTAAGGATTCGTCAAAGTATGCCAACAAATCTATAGAGGATATTATGCGCAGTATATCTGCAAACGATACTGCTATACGCAATAATGGCGGAGGCTATTACAACCACAGTTTATTCTGGAAGTGGCTTTCTCCTAAAGGCGGAGGAAACCCTACAGGCAAACTGGCTCAGGCGATAAACAAAGACTTCGGCAGCTTCGATGCTTTTAAAAAGAAATTCGATGAAGCTGCAACAACCCGCTTCGGCTCCGGCTGGGCCTGGCTGGTAGCAGACAAATCAGGAAAACTAACTGTAGCCTCTACACCGAACCAGGACAACCCGCTGATGTCGTTTGCAGATGTAAAAGGTACACCTGTACTGGGATTGGATGTGTGGGAGCATGCTTACTACCTGAAGTACCAGAACAAGCGTGCCGACTATATTTCGGCCTTCTGGAAAGTAGTGAACTGGCAAACTGCCAACGAGCAGTTTGCGAAAGCAACTTCCAAGTAA
- a CDS encoding TldD/PmbA family protein produces the protein MKRRNFLELSALGFGGLMMASVPVFGENTTIEQMLEPVDTALKKRLADVALNTAKSKGASYADVRIGRYLQQYVFTREKQVQNIVNAESYGVGVRVLANGTWGFAATSDVSDKGIAKAAEQAVAIAKANAKVQKEPVQLVPVKNYGEVSWRTPMEKNAFEVPVSEKADLLLAANAKALENGATYVNSALFQVNEQKYFASTEGSYIDQDIHRIWPNFTVTAVDSASGKFRTREALSAPMGMGYEYLIPKASEKIKGPEGTGLQGYRYAYDMLEDAALAAKQAKQKLTAKSVQAGKYDVVLDPNHLGLTIHESVGHPLELDRVLGYEANYAGTSFATLDKWKSKNFKYGSDKVTIFADKTQKGSLGLVGWDDEGVKTKQWDLIKDGVLVNYQAIRDQAHIIGEQESHGCCYADNWSSVQFQRMPNVSLAPGKQKMNVDQLISGVDKGIYIAGRGSYSIDQQRYNFQFGGTVFYEISKGKIVGMLEDVAYQSNTQEFWNSCAGSCDESDYRLFGSFFDGKGQPSQVSAVSHGSAHTRFNGVNVINTARRI, from the coding sequence TTGAAAAGACGTAATTTTCTCGAATTATCGGCTTTGGGATTCGGAGGGCTTATGATGGCCTCTGTTCCTGTGTTCGGCGAGAACACAACCATAGAGCAGATGCTCGAGCCGGTAGACACCGCCCTGAAAAAACGCCTTGCCGATGTAGCCTTAAATACTGCTAAATCGAAGGGTGCCTCTTATGCCGATGTGCGCATTGGCCGCTACTTACAGCAATATGTATTTACCCGCGAAAAGCAGGTGCAGAACATTGTAAATGCCGAGTCTTACGGGGTAGGAGTGCGTGTGCTGGCCAACGGTACCTGGGGTTTCGCTGCCACCTCCGATGTATCGGATAAAGGCATTGCCAAAGCAGCGGAACAGGCTGTAGCTATAGCCAAAGCAAACGCCAAAGTTCAGAAAGAGCCGGTACAGCTGGTTCCGGTGAAAAACTACGGCGAAGTAAGCTGGCGTACACCTATGGAGAAAAATGCTTTTGAAGTACCTGTAAGCGAGAAGGCTGACCTGCTTTTAGCTGCAAACGCCAAGGCATTGGAAAACGGCGCTACCTATGTAAACTCCGCCCTTTTCCAGGTAAACGAGCAAAAATACTTTGCCTCTACCGAAGGCTCTTACATAGATCAGGATATTCACCGCATCTGGCCAAACTTTACCGTTACAGCCGTAGACAGTGCCTCCGGTAAGTTCAGAACCCGTGAAGCCTTAAGCGCACCTATGGGTATGGGTTATGAGTACTTGATTCCGAAGGCTTCTGAAAAGATAAAAGGCCCGGAAGGCACAGGCCTGCAAGGCTATCGGTACGCATACGACATGCTGGAAGATGCCGCTCTGGCAGCCAAACAAGCCAAACAAAAGTTAACTGCCAAATCGGTTCAGGCAGGCAAATACGATGTGGTACTCGACCCAAACCACCTGGGACTTACCATTCATGAATCGGTGGGGCACCCACTGGAACTGGACCGTGTCTTAGGCTATGAGGCGAACTATGCCGGAACTTCTTTTGCCACACTCGATAAATGGAAATCCAAAAATTTTAAATACGGTTCTGATAAAGTAACCATCTTCGCGGACAAAACGCAAAAAGGCTCTCTGGGATTAGTGGGCTGGGACGACGAAGGCGTAAAAACCAAGCAATGGGACCTGATAAAAGATGGCGTACTGGTGAACTACCAGGCTATCCGCGACCAGGCACATATTATCGGCGAACAGGAATCGCATGGCTGCTGCTATGCCGACAACTGGAGCTCTGTACAGTTCCAGCGCATGCCAAACGTATCGCTGGCTCCTGGTAAGCAGAAAATGAATGTCGATCAGCTTATCAGCGGAGTAGACAAAGGTATCTACATTGCAGGCCGCGGCTCCTACTCCATCGACCAGCAGCGCTACAACTTCCAGTTTGGCGGCACCGTGTTCTACGAAATCAGCAAAGGTAAAATTGTAGGTATGCTCGAAGATGTGGCCTACCAAAGCAATACCCAGGAATTCTGGAACTCCTGCGCTGGCTCCTGCGACGAAAGTGATTACCGCCTTTTCGGCTCTTTCTTCGACGGCAAAGGTCAGCCAAGCCAGGTAAGCGCTGTTTCCCACGGCTCAGCCCACACCCGCTTTAATGGTGTGAATGTGATAAATACAGCAAGGCGCATTTAA
- a CDS encoding four helix bundle protein, which translates to MAESLIAAKSYSFALRIIRLYKHLTQEQREFVLAKQVLRSGTSIGTNVEEALGGQSKADFRHKLSIALKEARETSYWLRLLKDSDFIKPDAFNSIHSECNELSKILRSIILTSQQKESNS; encoded by the coding sequence ATGGCTGAAAGTTTAATAGCTGCTAAATCTTATAGTTTTGCTTTGCGCATCATCAGGTTATACAAGCACCTGACCCAGGAGCAAAGGGAATTTGTGCTGGCAAAGCAGGTATTAAGAAGCGGTACATCTATTGGAACTAATGTAGAAGAAGCTCTTGGAGGCCAAAGTAAAGCTGATTTCAGACATAAGCTAAGTATAGCCTTAAAAGAAGCCAGAGAAACAAGTTATTGGCTACGGCTACTCAAAGATTCAGATTTCATAAAACCGGATGCCTTTAACAGCATCCACAGTGAGTGCAACGAACTGAGTAAGATATTGAGAAGCATTATCCTGACCTCTCAACAAAAAGAAAGTAACTCGTAA
- a CDS encoding TldD/PmbA family protein gives MAILSKEEARAILEKALKFSKADECEISLSGNTGGNIRYARNEVSTSGAEENISLAVESRFGKRSGVATINEFDDQSLEKVVRRAEEIARIAPESPEYVPMLGPQNYITTNALFESTNKIDPAYRAEACAKSISAATAKGLTAAGFLEHYTSFTSTLNSKGLFMYHPSTYVDFSVTMRTEDGTGSGYVTQDFSDVSKLDTAKASQIAADKAVNSRNAKALEPGKYTVILEPAASIDLLQGMFRGLDQRNAEEGRSFLSKPGGKTKLGEKLVDERITVYSDPANPEIPSAPFAGDGRPRAKTTWIEKGVVKNLSNSRFWAEKTGAKSMPSPGGMIMEGGGQSLEDMIKSTKRGILVTRLWYIRSVDPQTLLYTGLTRDGTFYIENGRIMYPVKNFRFNESPIIMLNNLEALGKPQRINGNLIPPMKVRDFTFTSLSDAV, from the coding sequence ATGGCAATATTAAGTAAAGAAGAGGCTCGGGCTATACTGGAAAAAGCCCTGAAGTTTTCGAAGGCTGATGAGTGCGAAATATCCTTATCAGGCAATACAGGCGGCAACATCCGCTACGCCAGAAACGAAGTATCTACCAGTGGAGCAGAGGAAAACATTTCGCTGGCAGTAGAATCGCGGTTTGGCAAACGTTCGGGTGTAGCCACGATCAACGAATTCGACGATCAGTCGCTGGAAAAAGTGGTGCGCAGGGCAGAAGAAATAGCCCGTATAGCACCGGAGAGCCCGGAATACGTTCCGATGCTTGGGCCACAGAACTATATTACAACAAACGCTCTTTTCGAGTCGACCAACAAAATAGATCCGGCTTACAGGGCAGAGGCTTGTGCTAAAAGCATCAGTGCGGCTACAGCCAAAGGGCTAACTGCAGCGGGCTTTTTAGAACATTACACCAGCTTTACCTCTACCCTTAACTCTAAAGGGCTGTTCATGTACCACCCTTCTACGTATGTGGATTTCTCGGTAACCATGCGTACCGAAGACGGTACAGGATCAGGTTATGTAACACAGGATTTTAGCGATGTCAGCAAGCTCGATACAGCCAAAGCCTCGCAGATAGCGGCCGACAAAGCAGTTAACTCCCGCAATGCAAAAGCGCTCGAGCCAGGCAAGTATACCGTTATATTAGAGCCCGCAGCTTCTATCGACCTGCTGCAAGGCATGTTCAGAGGCTTGGATCAGCGCAATGCCGAAGAAGGCAGGAGCTTTTTGAGCAAACCTGGCGGCAAAACGAAGTTAGGCGAAAAACTGGTGGATGAACGTATTACGGTTTATTCTGATCCTGCTAACCCGGAAATTCCCTCTGCCCCCTTTGCAGGCGATGGCCGCCCCAGAGCCAAAACTACCTGGATAGAAAAGGGTGTGGTTAAAAACCTGTCGAACTCCCGCTTCTGGGCCGAAAAAACAGGAGCTAAGTCAATGCCTTCTCCGGGCGGCATGATTATGGAAGGCGGTGGCCAGTCTCTGGAAGACATGATTAAGAGCACCAAGCGCGGTATATTAGTTACCAGGCTTTGGTATATCCGTTCGGTAGATCCGCAAACATTGCTCTACACAGGCCTTACCCGCGACGGTACGTTCTACATTGAAAACGGCAGAATCATGTACCCGGTAAAGAACTTCCGCTTTAACGAAAGCCCGATTATCATGCTCAACAACCTGGAGGCACTTGGCAAACCGCAACGCATCAACGGCAATCTCATTCCGCCCATGAAAGTGCGTGACTTCACCTTTACCAGCTTGTCCGACGCAGTATAA
- a CDS encoding DUF4159 domain-containing protein: MQPFTFVRLQYRSGNWDTDPRMPSNLLHSLIEYTTVKVDEQEKVIPLDSADIFNYPFCYMSGHRLVQFNQKERQNFEAYVRNGGFVFVDDCNHDIDGLFARSFEEQMRQIFGQSALKKVPNTHKLYRSFFTFEDGPPTTSFELNGWGDDLVHDYLKAIEVNGRIAVLYSNKDYGCEWDYDFRNKRWLAEDNTKFGVNIIMYALLS, encoded by the coding sequence GTGCAACCTTTTACTTTTGTACGTTTGCAGTACCGCTCCGGCAACTGGGATACCGATCCGCGTATGCCCAGCAACCTGCTGCACTCGCTTATTGAGTATACCACGGTAAAGGTAGACGAGCAGGAAAAGGTGATTCCGCTGGACAGTGCCGACATCTTTAACTATCCTTTCTGCTACATGAGCGGCCACAGGCTGGTGCAGTTTAACCAGAAAGAGCGCCAGAACTTTGAGGCCTATGTGCGCAACGGAGGCTTTGTGTTTGTAGATGATTGCAACCACGACATCGATGGCCTTTTTGCCCGTTCCTTCGAAGAGCAGATGCGGCAGATTTTCGGCCAGAGTGCTCTGAAGAAGGTACCGAACACCCATAAGCTTTACCGCTCCTTTTTCACGTTTGAAGATGGTCCGCCCACTACTTCTTTCGAACTGAATGGCTGGGGCGATGACTTGGTGCACGACTACCTGAAAGCCATAGAAGTAAACGGCAGAATAGCGGTGCTTTACAGCAACAAAGACTATGGCTGCGAATGGGATTACGATTTCAGGAACAAACGCTGGCTGGCAGAAGATAATACCAAGTTTGGCGTAAATATCATCATGTACGCGCTATTGAGTTAG
- a CDS encoding MoxR family ATPase, protein MTEQDIQHLLGKLPQLKQEIQKIIVGQEEVLDEVLITLLAGGHGLLEGVPGLAKTLLVRTLSSAMDLNFRRIQFTPDLMPTDILGTEVLEEDHATGKRFFKFNEGPIFSNIVLADEINRTPPKTQAALLEAMQEHEVTYAGKTYTLPKPFFLLATQNPIEQAGTYPLPEAQLDRFLLYIRIKYPTEQEELNILSNTTGTKTAAIRAVITGEEVVTLRQLVREVSISQELLQFVSQIVRATRPDTSSVDYVKQYVRWGAGPRAGQALILTAKARALLHGRFAVTAADIHTMAYPVLRHRVLVSFAAEAEHITPDNVVEKLLQVIQLPKAVLV, encoded by the coding sequence TTGACAGAACAAGACATACAACATTTGCTCGGCAAGTTGCCACAGCTTAAGCAGGAGATACAGAAGATAATTGTCGGGCAGGAGGAAGTGCTCGATGAGGTACTCATTACGCTGCTGGCTGGCGGTCATGGTTTGTTGGAAGGCGTACCTGGCTTGGCTAAAACGTTACTGGTGCGCACCTTATCCAGTGCCATGGACTTAAACTTCAGGCGCATTCAGTTTACACCAGACCTGATGCCAACCGATATTTTAGGCACTGAAGTACTGGAAGAAGATCATGCCACAGGAAAACGGTTTTTCAAGTTTAACGAAGGTCCAATTTTCTCAAACATTGTGCTGGCCGATGAGATAAACCGTACACCGCCTAAAACACAGGCCGCCCTACTCGAGGCAATGCAGGAGCATGAGGTAACATATGCTGGTAAAACGTATACCCTGCCAAAGCCATTCTTCCTGCTGGCTACCCAGAACCCGATAGAGCAGGCGGGCACGTACCCACTGCCAGAGGCGCAGCTCGATCGCTTTTTGCTGTACATCCGGATTAAATACCCGACAGAGCAGGAAGAGCTAAACATTCTAAGCAACACCACCGGGACAAAAACAGCAGCCATACGTGCTGTTATTACAGGAGAAGAAGTAGTAACTTTAAGGCAATTGGTACGTGAAGTAAGTATCAGCCAGGAACTGCTACAATTTGTAAGTCAGATCGTTCGGGCTACCAGGCCCGATACTTCTTCTGTAGATTACGTAAAGCAGTATGTAAGATGGGGAGCAGGCCCAAGAGCAGGGCAGGCACTTATACTTACAGCAAAAGCCAGGGCGCTGTTGCATGGTCGGTTTGCGGTTACTGCAGCAGATATTCACACAATGGCGTATCCTGTGCTGCGACATCGCGTATTAGTAAGTTTCGCAGCAGAAGCTGAACACATTACTCCCGACAATGTAGTAGAAAAACTATTACAGGTTATCCAGTTGCCCAAAGCAGTACTCGTATAA
- a CDS encoding DUF58 domain-containing protein, which translates to MSKERFIDPKVLATIKDLPLLAKTVVEGFLSGQNQSLRRGIGLEFSQYRSYEPGDDLRQLDWKMFARSDRYYIREAEVDTNITVRFILDGSASMAHEDLNGLTKLDYARYLIASLAYLATTQGDAVGLYVLQEDQLVHLTPRSDNMHLQRFWHQLSDIKPNGKFPAGSVGANLLQGRRQKELTVFLTDLYEHEHEMQDLLAKLGAQRHELLLFHLMSRNELDFTFSGTLTFEDLETGQTLQVGTTEQRAIYLARLQEWLQQTEHSMRNRQIRYDLFATDEPLDKALRAFLKNRLRQV; encoded by the coding sequence TTGTCTAAAGAAAGATTTATTGACCCCAAAGTTCTTGCTACTATAAAAGATTTGCCGCTGTTGGCCAAAACAGTGGTAGAGGGCTTTTTAAGTGGGCAGAATCAAAGCCTGCGACGCGGCATCGGGTTAGAGTTCAGCCAGTACCGCAGCTATGAGCCAGGCGATGACCTGCGCCAGCTCGACTGGAAAATGTTTGCCCGCTCCGACCGCTATTATATTCGCGAAGCAGAAGTAGACACAAACATTACCGTGCGCTTTATCCTGGATGGAAGCGCCTCTATGGCGCATGAAGATCTGAATGGCCTCACCAAACTGGACTATGCGCGCTACCTGATAGCTTCGCTGGCTTACTTAGCCACCACACAAGGCGATGCAGTGGGCCTGTATGTATTGCAGGAAGATCAACTCGTACATCTAACCCCCAGAAGCGATAACATGCACCTGCAGCGCTTCTGGCACCAGCTCAGCGACATAAAACCTAATGGCAAATTCCCTGCTGGCAGTGTAGGCGCGAACCTGCTTCAGGGGCGCAGACAAAAGGAGCTAACCGTTTTCCTTACAGACCTGTATGAGCATGAGCATGAGATGCAAGATCTGCTGGCTAAGTTAGGGGCACAACGCCACGAGCTTTTGCTTTTTCACCTCATGAGCCGAAATGAGCTCGATTTTACTTTTAGTGGCACACTTACATTTGAAGACCTGGAAACAGGGCAAACACTGCAAGTAGGCACGACCGAACAACGAGCTATCTACCTTGCCAGGCTACAGGAATGGCTGCAGCAAACTGAGCACAGCATGCGCAACCGCCAGATCAGGTACGATCTTTTTGCCACCGACGAACCCCTGGATAAAGCCCTTCGTGCTTTTCTGAAAAACAGATTACGGCAGGTGTAA